A DNA window from Fodinibius sp. Rm-B-1B1-1 contains the following coding sequences:
- a CDS encoding aminopeptidase, with amino-acid sequence MYTSEDRELAKKILEFSCELEKGQNVMLQLVGLNGIGLLRALVEHAREMGVNPYVQIEDTEIRRMLVESGDKDFWKGQAENDQLPLMKKMDAFVGVRAALNIYEQADVSKKANKAYADHFVDPVHYKERVNNTNWVVLRYPSEAFAMNAKMPTQRFRDFYYKACLLDYTELAEAMKPLQARLEETDMIQLKGEGTDIEFSVKGQTWIPCYGKRNIPDGELFSSPILSSVNGHITYAPSVYQGKPFEYVKLEVRDGVVIDSDSSNNEALDDILDTDAGARQFGEFSFGLNPVIEEPMYDILFDEKIYGSNHLTLGNDYEIAPNGNESNIHWDLVCIGADVYLDGEKIREGREFIVDDLKGLNPNNLL; translated from the coding sequence ATGTATACAAGCGAAGATCGAGAATTAGCGAAGAAAATATTAGAGTTTAGTTGTGAGCTGGAAAAAGGACAAAATGTAATGCTCCAACTGGTGGGCTTAAACGGTATTGGATTGCTGCGGGCACTGGTAGAACACGCCCGGGAGATGGGCGTTAATCCCTATGTACAGATCGAGGATACTGAAATTCGTCGGATGCTTGTTGAGAGTGGGGATAAAGATTTTTGGAAAGGGCAGGCCGAAAATGATCAGCTGCCCCTTATGAAAAAGATGGATGCTTTTGTTGGTGTTCGTGCAGCTCTCAACATTTACGAACAGGCAGATGTCAGTAAAAAAGCCAACAAGGCGTATGCCGATCACTTTGTAGATCCGGTGCACTATAAAGAGCGTGTTAATAATACCAACTGGGTAGTACTTCGGTATCCATCCGAAGCATTTGCCATGAATGCCAAGATGCCCACCCAGCGGTTTCGAGACTTTTATTACAAGGCGTGTCTGCTCGATTATACGGAATTGGCTGAGGCGATGAAGCCGCTACAGGCGCGGCTTGAAGAAACAGATATGATTCAGCTCAAAGGAGAGGGTACCGACATTGAATTTTCGGTAAAAGGTCAGACGTGGATTCCTTGCTATGGTAAGCGTAATATCCCTGATGGGGAGCTGTTTTCATCACCCATTTTGTCGTCGGTAAATGGACATATTACCTATGCTCCCAGCGTGTATCAGGGCAAACCATTTGAGTATGTCAAGCTGGAAGTTCGCGACGGCGTGGTGATTGATTCGGATTCCTCTAACAACGAAGCACTCGATGATATCCTGGATACCGATGCCGGGGCGCGCCAGTTTGGGGAATTTAGTTTTGGGTTAAACCCCGTGATTGAGGAGCCTATGTACGATATCCTGTTTGATGAAAAAATTTATGGCTCTAATCATTTGACGCTTGGTAATGATTACGAGATTGCTCCTAACGGCAACGAAAGCAATATACATTGGGATCTGGTGTGCATCGGTGCGGATGTGTATTTAGATGGCGAAAAAATTCGCGAGGGACGTGAATTTATTGTGGATGATTTGAAGGGCTTGAATCCCAATAACTTATTGTAA